The following proteins are co-located in the Bacteroidales bacterium genome:
- the sucD gene encoding succinate--CoA ligase subunit alpha, whose product MSILLNRNSKVIVQGFTGTEGTFHATQMIEYGTKVVGGVTPGKGGQKHLDLPVFNTVREAVDAAGAEISVIFVPPSFGADAIMEAANGGIKLIVTITEGIPVSDMVIVKEYLKSFDCRLIGPNCPGIITPGEAKVGIMPGFIHRKGTVGIISRSGTLTYEAVDQVTKMGLGQSTCIGIGGDPIVGTTTLDAVKLMMNDDETKAIVVIGEIGGSMENEAALWIKDHSTKPVIGFIAGQTAPKGRRMGHAGAIIGGKDDTASAKMEIMKKCGIHVVESPAEIGATVAKVLMAK is encoded by the coding sequence ATGAGCATTCTTTTAAACAGAAACTCTAAAGTTATAGTCCAGGGATTCACCGGAACAGAGGGCACTTTTCATGCCACTCAAATGATTGAGTACGGGACTAAAGTTGTAGGTGGAGTAACTCCCGGTAAAGGTGGTCAGAAGCATCTCGACCTTCCTGTTTTCAATACAGTCAGGGAAGCCGTAGATGCTGCAGGTGCTGAAATCTCAGTGATATTCGTACCACCATCATTTGGCGCTGATGCAATTATGGAAGCAGCAAATGGAGGAATCAAACTTATTGTGACAATAACTGAAGGGATCCCTGTATCAGATATGGTTATTGTAAAAGAGTACCTTAAATCGTTCGATTGCAGGTTAATAGGACCAAATTGTCCTGGTATTATTACTCCCGGTGAAGCAAAGGTCGGGATTATGCCCGGATTTATACACAGAAAAGGGACTGTAGGGATTATTTCAAGGTCCGGAACTCTTACCTATGAAGCTGTTGACCAGGTTACAAAGATGGGACTGGGACAGTCAACCTGCATTGGAATCGGTGGCGATCCTATTGTAGGAACCACAACTCTTGATGCAGTAAAACTGATGATGAATGATGATGAAACAAAAGCAATCGTAGTCATAGGCGAAATAGGGGGAAGCATGGAGAATGAGGCTGCTTTATGGATAAAGGATCACAGCACCAAGCCTGTAATAGGTTTTATTGCCGGACAAACGGCACCAAAGGGTCGCAGAATGGGACATGCCGGTGCAATCATTGGCGGAAAGGATGATACTGCATCTGCCAAAATGGAGATTATGAAAAAGTGCGGCATTCATGTAGTTGAATCACCTGCTGAAATCGGTGCAACAGTAGCAAAAGTATTAATGGCTAAATAA
- a CDS encoding 50S ribosomal protein L28, whose translation MSKICQVTGKKAMTGNNVSHSKRRTKRKFYPNLFVKKYYLPEEERWISLKISAAGIRLISKNGLTRVLKDAKEKGYILNY comes from the coding sequence ATGTCAAAGATTTGTCAGGTTACAGGGAAAAAAGCGATGACTGGAAATAACGTTTCGCACTCAAAGAGAAGGACCAAGAGAAAATTTTATCCTAATCTTTTTGTAAAGAAATATTATCTGCCGGAAGAAGAGAGATGGATTTCTCTTAAAATTTCAGCTGCAGGCATACGTCTTATAAGCAAAAACGGACTCACAAGAGTTCTGAAAGATGCAAAGGAAAAAGGTTACATTTTGAATTATTAA
- the rimO gene encoding 30S ribosomal protein S12 methylthiotransferase RimO — MKNKKINIVTLGCSKNVVDSEKLLKQLSAGGYSVIYDSDDTTAGTVIINTCGFINDAKEESVDTILRFVKAKEAGRINNLYVMGCLAERYVDALKHEIPEVKRYFGVNNMNDILNELGVTMRSDLLTDRTITGPGHYAYLKISEGCDRTCAFCAIPAIRGKYISRPLEELVKEAENLAGKGVKELILIAQDLSYYGLDLYKKQALPELVRELLKIESIEWIRLHYLYPANFPMELIPLIRDNPKICRYIDIPIQHITDNMLGLMKRSHNRKETEFVLNKLRNEIPDAVIRTTLIAGHPGETEQDYTELKDFISEFRFDRLGVFAYSHEEDTFSYEKYKDEIPTDEKESRVAELMELQQNISADLNESLVGRTFKVIIDRREGEFFIGRTEYDSPEVDQEVLISVDHNLIPGNFYNIKITKSGDFDLYGSPV; from the coding sequence ATGAAAAATAAAAAAATAAATATTGTAACATTAGGTTGTTCCAAGAACGTTGTCGATTCGGAGAAACTGCTTAAACAACTAAGTGCAGGAGGATACAGCGTTATCTATGATTCTGATGATACTACAGCCGGAACAGTAATAATAAATACATGCGGGTTTATTAATGATGCAAAGGAAGAGAGCGTTGACACAATCCTGAGGTTTGTTAAAGCAAAAGAGGCCGGACGCATTAACAATCTGTATGTTATGGGCTGTCTGGCTGAAAGATACGTTGATGCTTTGAAACATGAGATTCCTGAAGTTAAGCGATACTTCGGTGTTAACAATATGAATGACATTCTTAATGAACTGGGTGTCACAATGCGTTCTGATCTTCTTACTGACAGAACAATAACTGGTCCCGGTCATTATGCTTATCTGAAAATCTCTGAGGGTTGTGACCGTACATGTGCATTTTGTGCCATTCCGGCAATACGTGGCAAGTATATTTCAAGGCCACTGGAAGAATTAGTAAAAGAGGCTGAAAATCTCGCTGGAAAAGGAGTTAAGGAACTTATACTGATTGCCCAGGATCTTAGTTACTATGGCCTCGACCTTTATAAAAAACAAGCACTTCCTGAACTTGTCAGGGAGTTATTAAAAATTGAATCAATCGAATGGATACGGCTCCATTATCTCTACCCTGCAAATTTCCCGATGGAACTTATTCCTTTAATCAGAGATAATCCAAAGATCTGCCGCTATATTGACATACCTATTCAGCATATTACTGACAATATGCTCGGACTAATGAAAAGGTCACACAACAGGAAGGAAACCGAATTTGTCCTGAACAAACTCCGCAATGAGATTCCTGATGCTGTGATAAGAACTACTCTGATTGCAGGACATCCGGGAGAAACTGAGCAGGATTACACTGAACTTAAAGACTTTATATCAGAATTCAGGTTTGACAGACTTGGTGTTTTTGCATATTCTCATGAAGAGGACACCTTCTCCTATGAAAAGTATAAAGATGAAATCCCCACGGACGAAAAAGAATCACGGGTGGCGGAACTAATGGAACTTCAGCAGAATATATCGGCTGATTTAAATGAATCCCTTGTCGGAAGAACATTTAAGGTTATAATCGACAGGAGGGAGGGAGAATTTTTTATAGGAAGAACAGAATATGACAGTCCGGAAGTCGACCAGGAGGTTCTGATTTCTGTTGATCACAATCTGATTCCTGGAAATTTCTACAATATAAAAATTACAAAAAGTGGAGATTTCGATCTGTACGGTAGTCCTGTTTAA
- a CDS encoding HD domain-containing protein, with protein MNRQDILKSAEEFAKQRMAGFDSGHDWYHIERVRKLAVYINDKEKLVDPFALDLAVLLHDTADSKFNKDNQENGYKILEEFMKSAGLDEIIDQVINAIRSVSFSNKKTYDGEKDPLLMVLQDADRLDAIGAIGIARAFNYGGFRNNAIYIPGEISDGKSKSTIGHFYDKLLKLKDLMNTETGRKLAEERHLYLENFLKQFYSDWDFGVGLQESEKLQ; from the coding sequence ATGAACAGACAGGATATATTAAAATCTGCGGAAGAGTTCGCAAAGCAGAGGATGGCAGGGTTTGACAGCGGACATGACTGGTACCATATAGAAAGAGTGAGGAAACTGGCAGTTTATATAAACGATAAGGAAAAGCTTGTTGATCCTTTCGCTCTGGATCTTGCCGTTCTGCTTCACGACACTGCTGATTCAAAGTTCAATAAGGATAATCAGGAAAACGGTTATAAGATTCTTGAAGAATTCATGAAAAGTGCGGGATTAGATGAGATTATTGATCAGGTAATCAATGCGATCAGGAGTGTTTCTTTCAGTAATAAAAAAACTTATGATGGAGAAAAAGATCCTCTGCTAATGGTTCTTCAGGATGCCGACCGTCTGGATGCCATTGGGGCAATTGGTATTGCCAGGGCCTTTAATTATGGAGGCTTCAGGAATAATGCAATATATATCCCTGGCGAAATTTCTGATGGTAAAAGCAAATCAACAATAGGACATTTTTACGATAAGCTTCTGAAACTGAAAGATTTGATGAACACTGAAACAGGAAGAAAACTGGCTGAAGAGAGGCATTTATATCTTGAAAATTTTCTGAAGCAGTTTTATAGTGACTGGGATTTTGGAGTTGGATTGCAGGAATCTGAAAAATTACAATAA
- the ftsY gene encoding signal recognition particle-docking protein FtsY, with protein sequence MALLGFLGRDKKESLDKGLEKTKESVFHKLSRAVAGKSKVDEEVLDNLEEVLVSSDVGVTTTLNIIERIEARVARDKYLNTSELNNILKEEIVALLEKNQSDKESDFSTPFKTKPYVIMVVGVNGAGKTTTIAKLAHQFKLAGKNVLIGAADTFRAAAIDQLQIWADRAGVKLIKQQMGSDPASVAYDTLRSAVAEGSDVVIIDTAGRLHNKINLMTELSKIKRVMEKVVADAPHEVLLVLDGSTGQNAFEQAKQFTAATDVTALAITKLDGTAKGGVVIGISDQFKIPVKYIGIGEKLEDLLIFNRFDFVDSLFSSK encoded by the coding sequence ATGGCTTTGCTGGGATTTCTTGGGAGAGATAAGAAAGAGAGTCTTGACAAAGGGCTCGAAAAAACTAAGGAAAGCGTTTTTCATAAGCTCTCCAGGGCTGTAGCAGGAAAATCTAAGGTTGATGAAGAAGTACTTGACAACCTCGAGGAAGTACTAGTTTCCTCTGATGTGGGTGTCACAACAACACTAAACATTATTGAAAGGATTGAAGCCCGGGTTGCGAGAGATAAATACCTGAATACAAGCGAATTAAATAATATTCTTAAAGAAGAAATAGTTGCACTTCTGGAAAAGAATCAGAGTGATAAGGAATCAGATTTTTCAACTCCGTTCAAAACAAAGCCATACGTAATTATGGTAGTTGGTGTAAACGGGGCAGGAAAAACTACTACTATTGCAAAACTCGCTCATCAGTTCAAACTTGCAGGAAAAAATGTACTCATTGGTGCTGCTGATACATTCCGTGCTGCAGCTATTGATCAGCTTCAGATATGGGCCGACAGGGCAGGAGTAAAGCTAATCAAACAGCAGATGGGTTCCGATCCGGCTTCTGTGGCATACGACACTTTGCGTTCAGCTGTTGCCGAAGGCTCTGATGTTGTGATAATTGATACTGCCGGCAGACTCCATAATAAAATAAACCTGATGACTGAATTATCCAAAATAAAAAGGGTAATGGAAAAAGTCGTTGCTGATGCACCTCATGAGGTTCTGCTGGTTCTCGATGGATCAACAGGACAAAACGCATTTGAACAGGCAAAACAATTCACAGCTGCCACCGATGTAACTGCTCTGGCAATAACCAAACTCGATGGAACAGCAAAGGGTGGGGTTGTAATTGGAATATCGGATCAGTTTAAAATCCCTGTTAAATATATTGGAATCGGCGAAAAACTCGAAGACCTTCTGATATTCAACAGATTCGATTTTGTAGATTCGCTGTTCAGCTCTAAATGA
- a CDS encoding DUF4295 domain-containing protein: MAKKVVATLKTGAGKAFTKCIKMTKSDKSGAYLFKEEIVHNDHIKDFFTKK, encoded by the coding sequence ATGGCAAAGAAAGTTGTTGCAACACTTAAGACAGGAGCAGGCAAGGCATTTACAAAGTGTATCAAAATGACCAAGTCGGATAAATCCGGAGCTTACCTGTTCAAGGAAGAGATCGTTCATAATGATCACATTAAGGACTTCTTCACTAAAAAGTAA
- the fabG gene encoding 3-oxoacyl-[acyl-carrier-protein] reductase, whose translation MGLLAGKTALITGASRGIGKAIALRFAHEGADIAITNIADDEEFKNTIKEIEKLGVKAKGYVSNAASFDDSQRVINDVVKDFTRVDILVNNAGITKDTLLMRMTEDQWDAVIAVNLKSVFNLTKAVLQTMLKQKSGSIINMSSVVGVSGNAGQSNYSASKAGILGFTKSVAKEVGSRNIRCNAIAPGFILTEMTEKLPEDVKKEWAEKIPLRRGGTPEDVANTCLYLASDLSSYVTGQTIHVCGGMLT comes from the coding sequence ATGGGATTATTAGCAGGAAAAACAGCCCTGATAACAGGTGCATCAAGAGGAATAGGTAAAGCAATTGCTCTTAGATTTGCTCATGAAGGTGCAGATATAGCAATTACCAATATAGCTGATGATGAAGAGTTTAAGAATACTATAAAAGAGATTGAAAAACTGGGTGTTAAAGCAAAGGGTTATGTCTCTAATGCTGCAAGTTTCGACGATTCCCAGCGTGTAATAAATGATGTTGTAAAGGATTTTACGCGAGTTGATATACTTGTAAATAATGCCGGAATTACAAAAGACACTCTACTTATGCGAATGACAGAGGACCAATGGGATGCTGTTATTGCTGTTAACCTTAAGTCAGTATTTAATCTTACCAAAGCTGTATTGCAGACAATGCTCAAACAGAAAAGCGGATCCATAATAAACATGAGCTCTGTTGTTGGGGTATCAGGCAATGCCGGACAGAGTAACTATTCCGCATCGAAGGCAGGCATACTTGGCTTCACAAAAAGCGTAGCAAAAGAAGTTGGTTCAAGAAATATCAGATGCAATGCGATTGCTCCAGGTTTTATTCTGACTGAAATGACAGAAAAATTACCTGAAGATGTAAAAAAAGAGTGGGCTGAAAAAATTCCTTTGAGGCGGGGCGGAACCCCTGAGGATGTGGCAAATACATGCTTATATCTCGCTTCCGATCTGTCATCATATGTAACCGGACAAACAATTCATGTCTGTGGAGGTATGTTAACTTAA
- a CDS encoding M48 family metallopeptidase, which translates to MDNIIFYLIIIIPVAGFIIERYLDHLNSKMWSENLPLKLKGICDEEEYRKSQLYQKENNTLSLWTSSFNLVIILVMIIAGGFAMVDGLARSFTMNIVLISLIFFGIIGFASDIINIPFSYYDTFVIEKKYGFNTMSVRTFITDHIKSWFIALLVGAPVLGLITWFYYKSGPNFWLYAWGLITLFSVFINLFYSELIVPLFNKQVPLEEGSLRTAIEAFANKTGFKLKNIYIIDGSKRSTKANAYFSGFGPKKRIVLYDTLHKELTEEEIVAVLAHEIGHYRKKHVLITLLFSVILTGLMLFLFSLMVNNPALSEALGSRTTSFHMGLIVFGILYSPLSLLIGLLTNYISRKNEYAADRFVKEYFKSEILAVALKKLSVKNLSNMMPHPAYVFFHYSHPPLLSRLEKLD; encoded by the coding sequence ATGGACAATATAATCTTCTATCTTATCATCATAATTCCTGTGGCAGGTTTTATTATCGAAAGATATCTTGATCATCTGAATTCCAAAATGTGGTCAGAAAACCTTCCCCTTAAATTAAAAGGAATCTGCGATGAAGAGGAGTACAGGAAGTCACAGCTCTACCAGAAAGAAAACAACACTCTTTCACTTTGGACATCCTCTTTCAATCTGGTAATAATACTCGTTATGATTATTGCCGGAGGCTTCGCAATGGTTGATGGTTTAGCACGATCATTCACAATGAATATTGTGCTCATTTCACTAATATTCTTTGGTATTATAGGATTCGCCTCAGATATTATTAATATCCCCTTCAGCTATTATGACACTTTTGTAATTGAAAAGAAATATGGATTTAATACTATGAGTGTGAGGACCTTTATAACAGATCATATCAAATCGTGGTTTATTGCGCTATTGGTAGGTGCACCTGTTCTGGGACTGATAACCTGGTTCTATTATAAATCCGGTCCGAATTTCTGGCTCTACGCATGGGGTCTGATTACACTTTTTTCTGTTTTTATCAACCTTTTTTATTCCGAACTTATTGTACCGCTGTTCAATAAACAAGTTCCACTTGAAGAAGGTTCCTTAAGAACAGCAATAGAAGCATTTGCAAATAAAACCGGATTCAAACTCAAAAACATCTATATAATTGACGGTTCAAAGAGAAGTACCAAGGCTAATGCATATTTTTCAGGATTCGGGCCAAAGAAAAGAATTGTACTATATGATACTTTGCACAAGGAACTTACTGAAGAGGAGATAGTTGCCGTACTGGCTCATGAAATAGGACATTACAGGAAGAAACATGTGTTAATAACACTTCTTTTCTCTGTAATTCTTACCGGATTGATGCTTTTCCTTTTTTCACTTATGGTTAATAATCCGGCATTGTCGGAAGCATTAGGATCCAGGACCACAAGCTTTCATATGGGACTGATTGTCTTTGGAATACTTTATAGTCCTTTATCTTTATTAATCGGATTGTTGACAAACTATATATCAAGGAAAAACGAATATGCAGCTGACCGGTTTGTCAAGGAATATTTCAAATCAGAAATCCTTGCTGTTGCACTGAAGAAGCTTTCTGTCAAAAACCTCTCTAACATGATGCCGCATCCTGCATATGTATTCTTTCATTATTCGCATCCACCCCTGCTTAGCAGGCTGGAAAAACTCGATTGA
- a CDS encoding competence/damage-inducible protein A, giving the protein MKAAIITIGDELLIGQTVDTNSAWMGAELSKAGFDVYRMTSIHDRRDDIIYALNEAAGKTDVVLITGGLGPTSDDITKQTLCEFFNTKLVMNTEVLKMIEDMLARRNFPMNENNRRQAEVPESCLVIKNAAGTAPGMWFEKDGTIYISMPGVPYEMKYIMQEHVLPELRKRFTSQIIIHRNIMTYGTAEAKLAEILTEFEAALPAAVKLAYLPAWGIIKLRLTATGEEQSVIEKILEEQVKKLFKVIPEFIYAENEETMEMVIGRLLNEKNKTLCTVESCTGGEIAHMITSVPGSSAYYKGSVVAYSNSVKTQLLGIKEDTIKQHGAVSEETVIEMAIAARKLLNTDFAVATSGIAGPEGGTESKPVGTLWIAVASEKGTVTEKRILGNDRISNIKRFSLAALNLLRKQIINI; this is encoded by the coding sequence ATGAAGGCAGCAATTATAACAATAGGTGATGAGCTTTTAATAGGTCAGACGGTAGATACTAACTCAGCTTGGATGGGTGCTGAACTTAGCAAGGCAGGTTTTGATGTATATCGCATGACCTCCATCCACGACAGGAGAGATGATATTATATATGCCCTGAATGAAGCTGCCGGAAAAACTGATGTGGTTCTGATTACCGGAGGTCTTGGACCAACCAGCGATGATATAACCAAACAGACATTGTGTGAATTCTTTAACACTAAGCTGGTTATGAATACAGAAGTACTTAAGATGATTGAAGACATGCTGGCCCGGAGGAATTTCCCGATGAATGAGAATAACCGCAGACAGGCTGAAGTGCCCGAATCATGTCTTGTTATTAAAAATGCTGCAGGGACGGCACCAGGCATGTGGTTTGAAAAAGACGGGACAATATATATTTCAATGCCTGGGGTTCCTTATGAAATGAAATATATTATGCAGGAACATGTACTTCCTGAACTCAGAAAACGCTTTACATCACAAATCATAATTCACAGGAATATAATGACTTATGGAACAGCTGAAGCTAAACTGGCTGAGATCCTTACCGAATTTGAAGCGGCTCTTCCTGCTGCTGTTAAACTGGCTTATCTTCCTGCATGGGGAATCATAAAACTCAGACTTACAGCAACAGGCGAAGAACAATCTGTTATCGAAAAAATACTGGAAGAACAGGTAAAGAAACTATTTAAAGTAATTCCTGAATTCATTTACGCTGAAAATGAAGAGACTATGGAAATGGTAATCGGAAGACTCTTAAATGAAAAGAATAAAACCTTATGTACTGTTGAAAGCTGTACCGGCGGAGAGATTGCCCATATGATTACAAGCGTTCCCGGAAGTTCAGCTTACTATAAAGGATCTGTTGTGGCTTATTCAAATTCTGTCAAGACTCAATTACTTGGAATAAAAGAAGATACTATTAAACAGCATGGTGCTGTAAGCGAAGAAACAGTAATTGAAATGGCTATTGCAGCCAGAAAATTATTAAATACTGATTTTGCAGTTGCTACATCAGGAATTGCAGGTCCTGAAGGAGGAACTGAATCAAAACCTGTCGGAACATTATGGATAGCTGTTGCATCTGAAAAAGGGACAGTAACAGAGAAACGGATTCTGGGAAATGACAGAATAAGCAATATTAAAAGGTTTTCACTGGCTGCATTGAACCTCCTCAGAAAGCAGATTATCAACATTTAG
- a CDS encoding ATP-dependent Clp protease ATP-binding subunit, translating into MDSQFSQRVKDILGYSKEEAIRLGNSHISPEHLFLGILRDGESVAIEILINQGIDLLVLKGSLEKSIKVESPVPVADHEVIPLLRSTERILKLVYLEAKALKSNTIDTEHLLLAILKDENALVTRFLSELDVDYQSVRRMVEAESPSAKADFPRDEDDEGQSFSGPGKGQPSSPSSSKSSSDTPVLDNFGIDLTKAAEEGRLDPVVGREREIERLAQILSRRKKNNPVLIGEPGVGKSAIAEGLALRIIKKNVSRVLFNKRVVALDLASIVAGTKYRGQFEERMKAILNELSKNDNIILFIDEIHTIVGAGGATGSLDAANMLKPALARGEIQCIGATTLDEYRQHIEKDGALERRFQKVIVEPTSIEETIHILHNIKERYEEHHNVMYTDDAIDACVKLTNRYISDRHLPDKAIDALDESGSRVHISNIVVPEKILSLENQLEETKKEKMMAVKNQNFEKAASFRDREKDLLDMIDQEKKKWEKELAVNRETVDAEKVAEVVAMMTGVPVQRIATTEGTKLLNMADELKGSVIGQDEAILKVVKSIQRNRAGLKDPNKPIGTFIFLGPTGVGKTQLAKVLAKFLFDTTDNLVRIDMSEYMEKFSVSRLVGAPPGYVGYEEGGQLTEKVRRKPYSVVLLDEIEKAHPDVFHIMLQVLDEGQLTDSLGRRVDFRNTIVILTSNIGTRQIAEFGHGIGFDTSAKQASRDEHTKSILQKALQKTFAPEFLNRIDDVIMFNSLGKAEINKIIDLELKGLYDRVQSLGYKLKIATGARDYIAERGFDANFGARPLKRAIQKYLEDPMAELLIKANLHEGDLINVGFNSAKSEIKIKIQHKKEELPEKTDTTV; encoded by the coding sequence ATGGATTCACAATTTTCGCAAAGGGTAAAAGATATTCTCGGGTATTCTAAAGAGGAGGCTATACGGCTGGGAAACAGTCATATAAGTCCGGAGCATCTTTTTCTGGGCATACTCAGAGACGGTGAGAGCGTGGCGATAGAGATACTTATTAATCAGGGAATAGATCTTCTGGTGCTTAAGGGTTCTCTTGAGAAGAGCATTAAGGTGGAAAGCCCGGTTCCTGTGGCTGACCACGAAGTAATACCCTTATTAAGAAGTACTGAACGGATTCTCAAACTGGTATATCTTGAAGCTAAAGCATTAAAAAGTAATACTATTGATACAGAACATCTGCTTTTAGCGATCCTTAAAGACGAAAATGCTCTTGTTACGAGGTTTTTATCTGAGCTTGATGTTGATTATCAGTCAGTGAGAAGGATGGTTGAAGCAGAATCACCGTCTGCCAAAGCCGATTTTCCAAGGGATGAGGACGATGAAGGTCAGAGTTTCAGTGGCCCCGGTAAAGGTCAGCCCTCCTCTCCTTCGTCTTCAAAATCATCATCTGACACTCCTGTTCTTGATAATTTCGGAATTGACCTTACCAAGGCAGCCGAAGAAGGAAGACTTGATCCGGTTGTCGGAAGAGAACGGGAAATTGAGCGTTTGGCACAGATCCTGTCGCGCAGGAAAAAGAACAATCCCGTACTTATTGGTGAACCGGGAGTAGGAAAGTCAGCTATAGCAGAAGGTCTGGCACTGAGGATTATCAAAAAAAATGTATCAAGAGTACTTTTCAACAAAAGAGTAGTTGCTCTTGACCTTGCATCAATAGTTGCCGGAACGAAGTATCGTGGTCAGTTTGAAGAGCGAATGAAAGCTATTCTCAACGAACTTTCCAAGAATGACAATATCATACTTTTCATTGATGAAATACATACTATAGTAGGTGCCGGAGGCGCAACTGGATCACTGGATGCTGCCAATATGCTAAAGCCTGCCCTGGCCCGCGGAGAAATTCAGTGTATTGGTGCGACAACACTTGATGAATACCGTCAGCATATTGAGAAAGATGGTGCACTTGAGAGAAGATTCCAGAAAGTTATTGTTGAACCAACTTCAATTGAAGAGACAATTCACATACTCCATAATATTAAGGAGAGATATGAGGAGCATCATAATGTAATGTATACCGACGATGCAATTGATGCATGCGTAAAACTTACAAACCGTTATATATCAGACCGTCATCTTCCCGACAAAGCGATTGATGCACTTGATGAATCAGGTTCCAGGGTGCATATTTCAAATATTGTTGTTCCTGAAAAGATCCTTTCTCTTGAAAATCAGCTTGAGGAGACCAAGAAGGAAAAGATGATGGCAGTCAAGAATCAGAATTTCGAGAAGGCAGCAAGCTTCCGCGACCGTGAGAAGGATCTTCTGGACATGATTGATCAGGAGAAGAAGAAATGGGAAAAAGAACTTGCTGTTAATCGTGAAACGGTTGATGCTGAAAAAGTTGCTGAAGTTGTTGCCATGATGACAGGTGTTCCTGTTCAGAGAATTGCAACAACCGAGGGTACCAAACTTTTAAATATGGCCGATGAGCTCAAAGGAAGCGTAATTGGTCAGGATGAAGCAATTTTGAAAGTAGTAAAATCAATTCAAAGGAACAGAGCCGGACTTAAAGATCCCAACAAGCCGATAGGTACATTTATTTTCCTTGGACCTACCGGTGTTGGAAAAACCCAGCTTGCAAAGGTTCTTGCAAAGTTTTTGTTCGATACTACCGATAATCTTGTGAGGATCGACATGAGTGAATACATGGAGAAGTTCTCTGTGTCAAGACTTGTGGGGGCACCTCCTGGATATGTAGGATATGAGGAAGGCGGACAGCTTACCGAAAAGGTAAGAAGAAAACCATACTCGGTTGTACTTCTTGATGAGATAGAGAAAGCACATCCCGATGTATTTCACATTATGCTGCAGGTACTTGATGAAGGTCAGCTTACCGATAGCCTTGGAAGACGTGTGGACTTCAGAAATACCATTGTTATTCTGACATCAAATATCGGGACCAGGCAGATTGCAGAGTTTGGACATGGAATCGGATTCGATACTTCTGCCAAACAGGCTTCTCGTGATGAGCATACAAAGAGTATTCTGCAGAAAGCACTTCAGAAGACTTTTGCTCCTGAATTCCTGAACAGGATTGATGATGTAATAATGTTTAACTCGCTTGGTAAAGCTGAGATTAACAAGATCATAGATCTCGAACTTAAAGGTCTGTATGACAGGGTTCAGTCGCTGGGATATAAACTGAAAATAGCAACAGGTGCGAGAGATTATATTGCTGAAAGAGGCTTTGATGCTAACTTTGGTGCAAGACCGCTCAAACGGGCAATTCAGAAGTATCTCGAAGATCCTATGGCTGAGCTTCTTATTAAAGCCAATCTTCATGAGGGAGATCTGATAAATGTTGGATTCAACAGTGCAAAATCTGAGATCAAAATTAAAATTCAGCATAAAAAAGAGGAGCTGCCCGAGAAGACAGATACAACAGTTTAA
- the rpmG gene encoding 50S ribosomal protein L33, translating to MAKKAKGNRQQVILECTEHKESGQPGTSRYITTKNRKNTPDRLERKKYNPILKKTTLHREIK from the coding sequence ATGGCAAAGAAGGCTAAAGGTAACAGGCAGCAGGTAATTCTGGAATGTACCGAGCATAAAGAAAGCGGACAACCGGGAACTTCAAGGTATATTACTACCAAGAACAGGAAGAATACTCCTGATCGTCTTGAAAGGAAAAAATATAATCCTATTCTTAAAAAAACCACACTTCACAGAGAAATAAAGTAA